The following is a genomic window from Candidatus Dormiibacterota bacterium.
ACACGGCGAAGGTTGCCGGCACCGAGCGCGGGGTCACCGAGCCGCAGGCAACGTTCTCCACATGCTTCGGCGCGCCGTTCATGGTCCATCACCCCACGGTCTACGCAAAACTCCTCGGCCGCAAGATCGCCGAGCACGAGGTGGACTGCTGGCTCGTGAATACCGGATGGACCGGCGGCCCGTACGGAATCGGCAAGCGCATGTCGATCGCGCACACGCGCGCCATGGTGAACGCGGCAATCGAGGGCCGCATTCCCGCCGAGTTCGAGCGCGAGGAGTTCTTCGGGTTGCTCGTTCCCAAGAGCGTTCCTGGGGTTCCATCCGACGTGCTCAATCCTCGGAACGCCTGGAGCGATGCGCGGGCGTACGACGCGCAAGCCGCAACGCTTGCCCGGCTCTTCGCGGACAACTTCCAACGGTTCCAGGAGCATGCTTCGGAGGCGGTCAAGGCGGCGGCGATTCGTCCGCGTCCCTAAAAGCGCCGGCTTTCATGCGGTTTTCAGGAGAGCCAGCAAGGCGATAGCGTAGAGTGTGCTCATGCGTACCCCTCGCGCTCTCGCCGCAGCGCTTCTCTTGGCCGCTCCGTGGGCTACCGTCCGCGCGCAGACCACGCCGCAGCCGTCTCCCGTCCCGGTCCAGAGCGGTACCGTCACCGGACCCAACGCACCTCGCGGCTCAGGGATGTGGCGCCTCGTCGAAGCCCTGGACGGCATCACGCCGGCCCAGCGGCAGCAGCTGGAGGCGATCCGCGTACAATACATGCAGAGCCATCCGGCAAACACCATGCCCGATCGCTCGTCGATGCAGTCGCTGCGCGCCCAGGTGATGCACGTGCTCACGCCCACTCAACTAACCCAGCTCCGCTCCGAAGTCCGGCAGCTGCGTACGCGACGTGCCCAGCAAGGGATGGCCACGCCGCCGCCTGCGTAGCTCCTACGGGAGTTCCCGCACCGCAACGCGCCCGTTCTCCAGGCTGACCTCGACGCGGGCCCAGCCGGTGAGAACGCAGACTGCGCGCATTCCCGCAGCACGCGCTGCGCTCATGCCCGACGAGCTGTCCTCGAAGACGACGCACTCGTGCGCAAGCACGCCGAGCATCTCAGCGGCGTGCAAATAGCCCTCCGGCGAAGGCTTGGGCGTGTTGACGTCGTCCGCGCTGACGAGCACGCGCGGTACCGGCAACCGGCCGCGCTGGAGCAGCGAGACCGCAAGCTCGCGAGGGCATGACGTCACGATCGCCCAGGGCAGCGGCGCGATGCGCGCCAGAAGCTCGCCCGCACCTTCGCAAGCGTTACCGCGGCCGTCTACGAGCGTCCCGAAGAGATCGAAGAGTGCGGCGGCATACGAAAGACCCATCTCCTTGATATACTACCGTCATGCGGACGGGATCCGTCGGGCCGGCTCTCTTGGTTGGCCTCGCTCTCGCGGCGACGGCCTGCGCCGGCGGCTCCGGGAGCCAAAACCTCTCGTACCCCGGCGGACGGGCAGGCGCGCCGTCTCCCAGCTCGTGCAGGAGCGGATTCGCTACGCCGGATCCGAACGCCGTCGGCCCCTCGCCCGCGCCGATGCCATCCGGCTTGACCCTACCAGCGGGTTTCAGCGGCGCGATCGTCGCCAACGTGCCCAAAGCCAGGGAGCTCGCAATAGCACCGAACGGGGACCTTTTCGTCGGCACCGAGGGGAGCAGCGTTTTCATCGTTGCGCACGCCGACGATGCGGGCGCGGCCGCCACGCCGCAGATCTTTTGGACCGATCCTAACGGTGACGGCCCGAACGCGGGCGTTGCGTTGTCGCTCCAAGAATGCGCGCTCTACGTCGGGAGCAACACGGCCGTATGGATGGTCGGCTATCACCCGGGGGATAGAAGCGAATCTAGCGCACTGCACGTTGCGAGCGTTCGAACCGGCGGCGTCCCCGCGGGAAGCGACGGCGACGTGCATCGAACGACGTCGGTTGCGTTCACGCAAGGCGCACTCTTCGTCTCCATCGGATCGTCGTGCAACGCCTGCACGGAGGTCGACCCGACACGCGCAGTGGTGCTGCAGTTTGCGCCGACGGGCGGCAGCTACACGACGAAAGCTCATCGCATCCGCAATGCCATGGCGCTCGCCGTCGATCCCGTAAGCGGGCACCTCTGGGTTGCCGGAGCCGGGCAAGACGGCCTTCCCTACGCCCATCCGTACGAGTTCGCGGACGACCTGAGCGCGCACGCAGGCAACGCCGACTACGGCTGGCCCGACTGCGAGGAGAATCACGTCGCGTATGTCTCCGGTTCGAACTGCGCCGCCACCGTCGCGCCGATCGTCGAGCTGCCCGCGTATTCGACCATGATCGGAGCGACGTTCTATCCCGCACATCAAACCGGCACGAACGCGTTCCCCGCACGCTTCGGCGGCGGGCTCTTCCTGGCGGCACACGGCTCGTGGCATACCATTCCGGGGAGCTCCAGCTACTCCGCAGCGCCGCAAGTCGTCTTCATCTCGATGAACGGCGACACGCCGTCGACCCCGGTCAACTGGAGCGATCCTACCATGCAGTGGCAGACGTTCCTCGGCGGATTTCAACAAGACGGAACCGATCGAATCGGACGCCCGACCGGAATCGTCGTCGGGCCGACCGGTTCGCTCTTCGTCGCCGACGATCAAACCGGGAACGTCTACCGCATCAGACCAACGGGTCCGTAGTCAGCGGATGTACAGACCCCCGACTGCATCCGGGTTTACGATCTCGGGGTACATGCGCGGGCCCGAACACGTCACGTCCTTGTAACCGACGTGGATAATTCGTGCGCGCGATTTCGCCGCCGATGACATCGTTGATCGCCCAGCCTTGGTCCCGTCCCGGCACGCGCGCCATCACGACGGTTGGAAACGAAGAGGGCCCGCGTTTCCGCGGGCTCTCGTTCTGATTATCTGGCACCGACCTACTTTCGAGGGGCCTTGCGGCCGAACTATCATCGGCGCTGGCGGGCTTAACTGCCGTGTTCGGGATGGGAACGGGTGTGACCCCGCCGCCATGAGCGCCAGAAACTGGATCCCCAACCGCGATGGCGAGCCTTGGCTCGAGCCGATCGCGGTGGGAAACTCGGGTACCCGAAACGGCGAAGCCATTTTGGGCCCAAAGCTACACAGAGAAGAACTTCCAGGTGCCGCGCATGAGAGCATTCGTAGTTAAAAAGTTCCGAGCGATTAGTACCGGTCAGCTCCACACCTTGCGGTGCTTCCACCCCCGGCCTATCAACGTGGTAGTCTACCACGACTCTTCACCCTGCACGGGATTGAGGTCTCATCTTGGGGTCAGTTTCGCGCTTATATGCTTTCAGCGCTTATCTGATCCGAACATAGCTACCCGGCTATGCTCCTGGCGGAACAACCGGTTCACCAGAGGTTCGTTCGACTCGGTCCTCTCGTACTAGAGTCCACTCCCCTCAAACCTCCCGCGCCCACAGCGGATAGGGACCGAACTGTCTCACGACGTTCTGAACCCAGATCGCGTACCGCTTTAATGGGCGAACAGCCCAACCCTTGGGACCTACTACAGCCCCAGGATGCGACGATCCGACATCGAGGTGCCAAACCTCCCCGTCGATGTGGACTCTTGGGGGAGATAAGCCTGTTATCCCCGGAGTAGCTTTTATCCGATAAGCGACGGCCCTTCCATGCGGTACCGCCGGATCACTATGACCGACTTTCGTCCCTGCTCGACCTGTCCGTCTCGCAGTCAAGCACCCTTTTGCCATTGCACTCGTACGATCGGTTTCTGACCGATCTGAGGGTACCTTGGTGCGCCTCCGTTACTCTTTAGGAGGCGACCGCCCCAGTCAAACTGCCCGCCTGGTCCTGTCCGCCGACCGGATCACGGTCGCGCGTTAGAATCCCAGTAAGTTCAGGGTGGTATCCCAACGTTGGCTCCCTCGATGCCGAAGCACCGAGTTCACAGCCTCCCACCTATCCTGTGCAGAACCTACCAAAACCCAAGGCCAGGGTACAGTAAAGCTTCACGGGGTCTTTCCGTCCTGCCGCGGGTAACCAGCATCTTCACTGGTACTGCAATTTCGCCGGGATCCCCATTGAGACAGCGCCCAAGTCGTTACGCCATTCGTGCAGGTCGGAACTTACCCGACAAGGAATTTCGCTACCTTAGGACCGTTATAGTTACGGCCGCCGTTTACCGGGGCTTCGATTCACAGCTTCGCTTGCGCTGACCGCTCCTCTTAACCTTCCGGCACCGGGCAGGCGTCAGCCCCTATACGTCAGCTTTCGCTTTCGCAGAGACCTGTGTTTTTGGTAAACAGTCGCTTGGGCCTGGTTACTGCGACCCCCAATCGCTCTGTGCCGTGAAGACACTCACGAATGAAGGCACCCCTTCTCCCGAAGTTACGGGGTCAAGTTGCCGAGTTCCTTAACAGGGATTCTCCCGTCGCCTTAGCATGCTCTGCCAGTCTACCTGTGTCGGTATACGGTACGGGCACCTCGCTCCTTGCTAGAGACTTTTCTTGGCAGCGTAGAGTCGATCACTTCGGCTCCGTAGAGCCTCGCACTCGCTTCTCGGAGTATCGCCAGACGGATTTTCCTATCTGACCCCCTACCAGCTTCGACGCGGACATCCATCACCGCGCTGACCTATCTTCCTGCGTCATCCCTTTGCTTCACCCCACCACGCTGATCCCGAGCCACCGATCTTCTTCCCGCACGCATCAGCGTGGTGGGGACCCCGATCGCTCCTTAGCCCTCCGAGCCACTCGGCTCGGCGTGAAGTTCCCCAACTCGCTTACGCTGCGCTGGGGGCCCTCTGGGCCAAAGAACGTCGCGATCAATCGATGGATCTGGAACAACGGATGAGATACGGACTCCGGTGGCAGCCGAATATGAACGGCTTATCCATCGCCTACGCTTCTCAGCCTCGGCTTAGGTCCCGGCTCACCCTGAGATGATTGACATGGCTCAGGAAACCTTAGACTTCCGGCGTGCGTGGTTCTCACACGCATTTTTCGCTACTTATACCGGCATTCTCACTTGTGCCTCGTCCACCGGTCCTCACGGTCCGGCTTCAGCCTACTGCACAACGCTCCCCTACCACTGCCTTACGGCAGTCCATAGCTTCGGTTCGATGCTTGAGCCCCGTTACATTTTCGGCGCCACATCACTCGACCAGTGAGCTATTACGCACTCTTTCAAGGGTGGCTGCTTCTAAGCCAACCTCCTGGTTGTCAGGGCGACGTGACTTCCTTTCCCACTGAGCATCGATTTGGGACCTTAGCTGATGGTCTGGGCTGTTTCCCTTTTGACGATGGAGCTTATCCCCCACCGTCTGACTGCTGGACAATACGACCCGGTATTCGGAGTTTGATGGGGTTCGGTAAGCCGGTAAGCCCCCTAGCCCTGTCAGTGCTCTACCCCCGGATCTCAACATCCAACGCTAGTCCTCAAACTATTTCGGGGAGAACCAGCTATCTCCAAGTTCGATTGGCTTTTCACCCCTATCCACAGCTCATCCAACGTTTTTTCAACAACGACAGGTTCGGGCCTCCACGCACTTTTACATGCGCT
Proteins encoded in this region:
- a CDS encoding HAD-IA family hydrolase: MGLSYAAALFDLFGTLVDGRGNACEGAGELLARIAPLPWAIVTSCPRELAVSLLQRGRLPVPRVLVSADDVNTPKPSPEGYLHAAEMLGVLAHECVVFEDSSSGMSAARAAGMRAVCVLTGWARVEVSLENGRVAVRELP